From one Malus sylvestris chromosome 1, drMalSylv7.2, whole genome shotgun sequence genomic stretch:
- the LOC126628046 gene encoding linamarin synthase 2-like → MMSSVEKATKKLHAVLVPFPAQGHVHPVMQLAKLLHSKGFHITFINTEFNHNRLIRSKGPDSVKGLPDFVFETIPDGLPPSDKDGTQDIPALCDSVKKICLGPFKELVKKINTTSQVPQVTCIIADGVMGFGRQAAQELGIPEVQFWTASACGFMGYLQYGELIKRGIIPFKDGNFMHDGTLDTPIDWIPGMRNVRLKDIPSFIRVTDLNDIMFNFMGSEVWSCLNSSAIIFNTFDEFEHEVLEVISTMFPNIYTIGPLNLLGRHFPENSLVKSLNSSLWKEDTKCLEWLDKKKSNSVVYANYGCIATMTDQHLIEFAWGLANSKHPFLWIVRADVLKGDLPILPDEFFDEIKDRGYIASWCAQEQVLAHPSVGVFLTHSGWNSTIETISHGVPVICWPFFAEQQTNCLYSCTTWEIGMELSPDVKRHEIKALVKEMLEGEGGMKIRGKAKEWKKKAVEATDVGGSSYNNIERLFKEALQLGE, encoded by the exons ATGATGAGTTCGGTAGAAAAAGCAACCAAAAAACTGCATGCAGTTTTAGTCCCATTCCCAGCACAAGGCCATGTTCATCCCGTGATGCAATTAGCCAAGCTTCTTCACTCAAAGGGCTTCCACATAACCTTTATCAACACCGAGTTCAACCACAACCGTTTAATTCGATCTAAAGGTCCCGACTCCGTTAAGGGTCTTCCAGACTTTGTGTTCGAGACCATACCGGACGGGTTGCCCCCTTCGGATAAGGATGGAACCCAAGATATTCCAGCTTTATGTGACTCCGTTAAGAAAATTTGTCTTGGCCCATTTAAAGAACTGGTGAAGAAGATCAACACCACATCTCAAGTGCCACAAGTTACGTGTATAATTGCAGATGGTGTCATGGGCTTTGGGAGACAAGCTGCTCAAGAATTAGGCATTCCAGAGGTTCAATTTTGGACTGCCTCTGCTTGTGGCTTCATGGGGTACTTGCAATACGGTGAACTCATCAAACGTGGCATCATTCCGTTCAAAG ATGGGAATTTCATGCATGATGGCACACTCGATACACCAATTGATTGGATCCCAGGCATGAGAAATGTTCGGCTCAAGGACATCCCGAGTTTCATTAGAGTTACTGATCTCAACGACATAATGTTTAATTTCATGGGATCCGAAGTATGGAGCTGTTTGAACTCTTCTGCAATcatcttcaacacatttgacgAATTTGAACACGAAGTGTTAGAGGTAATATCGACAATGTTCCCCAACATTTACACCATTGGCCCCCTTAATTTGCTTGGTAGGCATTTCCCCGAAAACAGTTTGGTCAAGTCACTTAACTCAAGCTTATGGAAAGAAGACACAAAATGTTTGGAATGGCTTGATAAAAAGAAATCCAATTCAGTTGTGTACGCAAATTATGGATGCATAGCGACGATGACTGACCAACATTTGATCGAGTTTGCCTGGGGGCTAGCAAATAGCAAGCACCCATTTTTGTGGATAGTTAGGGCTGATGTGTTAAAGGGTGACTTACCAATTTTACCCGATGAATTTTTTGACGAGATTAAGGATAGGGGTTATATTGCAAGTTGGTGTGCACAGGAGCAAGTGTTAGCTCATCCATCTGTTGGGGTTTTCCTAACACACAGTGGTTGGAATTCTACCATTGAAACTATATCTCATGGTGTGCCTGTAATTTGTTGGCCTTTCTTTGCAGAGCAACAAACGAATTGTCTGTACTCGTGCACAACGTGGGAAATTGGAATGGAGCTGAGCCCCGATGTGAAGCGCCACGAAATTAAAGCACTTGTTAAGGAAATGCTAGAAGGAGAAGGGGGGATGAAGATTAGGGGAAAAGCAAAGGAATGGAAGAAAAAAGCCGTTGAAGCTACTGATGTTGGAGGATCATCGTACAATAATATTGAGAGATTGTTTAAGGAGGCACTCCAACTTGGTGAATGA
- the LOC126628038 gene encoding uncharacterized protein LOC126628038 translates to MSLCFFVLCNKVFFRCVMATESPQVLNYSRRVIPATSLTFPLLRRNRTVKILSAKLKIAKAFAKEATRACPDCRTRSARASTSSSTPKPHEFLDITAMSEEERSAGETNGDEVASEGFAVEKSSNTSSKSDIGS, encoded by the exons ATGTCATTGTGCTTCTTCGTGCTCTGCAACAAGGTTTTCTTCAG GTGCGTTATGGCTACGGAATCACCCCAAGTGCTTAACTACAGTAGACGAGTCATTCCAGCAACAAGCTTGACGTTTCCCTTACTCAGAAGAAATCGAACAGTGAAGATTCTTTCAGCGAAGCTAAAGATTG CTAAGGCTTTTGCCAAGGAAGCAACTCGTGCTTGCCCTGATTGTAGAACTAGAAGTGCCCGAGCATCTACTTCCTCCAGCACTCCTAAGCCTCATGAGTTCCTTGATATTACCGCCATGAGTGAGGAGGAACGGAGTGCTGGGGAAACCAATGGTGATGAGGTAGCCAGTGAAGGTTTTGCAGTTGAGAAAAGTAGCAATACAAGTTCTAAGTCTGACATTGGAAGCTGA